Proteins encoded in a region of the Triplophysa rosa linkage group LG14, Trosa_1v2, whole genome shotgun sequence genome:
- the si:ch211-105f12.2 gene encoding RIMS-binding protein 2-like isoform X1: MDLGHLRALETGMIGVDVYLYPDGLRVATPEDIERWESEREMYDQNVRLFVALFSYNPAMMSPNHETMEEELPFEQGQVIKIYGDKDADGFYSGELGGHFGFVPSNMVSEIPVEDEEFKQYLLQQGYLQEETNSIATSESFEDSLKVHRMVAIFDYDPWESSPNMDFEAELPFRAGDIIYVFGETDRDGFYCGDLHGYQGLVPSNFLQPLPWD; the protein is encoded by the exons ATGGACCTCGGACACTTGCGGGCATTGGAGACTGGAATGATTGGGGTGGATGTGTATCTGTATCCAGATGGTCTGAGGGTCGCTACACCAGAAGATATAGAGAGGTGGGAATCTGAGAGGGAAATGTACGATCAGAATGTACGTCTCTTTGTGGCTCTTTTCTCCTACAATCCAGCCATGATGTCACCAAACCATGAAACAATGGAAGAGGAGCTGCCGTTCGAACAAGGACAGGTTATTAAA atCTATGGAGATAAAGATGCTGATGGTTTCTACAGTGGGGAGTTGGGTGGTCACTTTGGTTTTGTGCCAAGCAACATGGTATCTGAGATTCCTGTGGAGGATGAAGAGTTTAAACAGTATCTGTTACAGCAGGGCTATTTACAAGAGGAGACAAATTCTATAG CAACTAGTGAATCTTTTGAAGACAGTTTGAAGGTCCACAGGATGGTGGCCATCTTTGATTATGATCCTTGGGAAAGTTCTCCAAATATGGACTTTGAG GCTGAGCTTCCCTTCCGTGCAGGCGATATAATATATGTTTTCGGAGAAACGGACAGAGATGGATTTTATTGT GGAGATCTACATGGCTATCAAGGTCTCGTGCCATCAAACTTTTTGCAGCCATTGCCATGGGATTAA
- the si:ch211-105f12.2 gene encoding RIMS-binding protein 2-like isoform X2: MYDQNVRLFVALFSYNPAMMSPNHETMEEELPFEQGQVIKIYGDKDADGFYSGELGGHFGFVPSNMVSEIPVEDEEFKQYLLQQGYLQEETNSIATSESFEDSLKVHRMVAIFDYDPWESSPNMDFEAELPFRAGDIIYVFGETDRDGFYCGDLHGYQGLVPSNFLQPLPWD; encoded by the exons ATGTACGATCAGAATGTACGTCTCTTTGTGGCTCTTTTCTCCTACAATCCAGCCATGATGTCACCAAACCATGAAACAATGGAAGAGGAGCTGCCGTTCGAACAAGGACAGGTTATTAAA atCTATGGAGATAAAGATGCTGATGGTTTCTACAGTGGGGAGTTGGGTGGTCACTTTGGTTTTGTGCCAAGCAACATGGTATCTGAGATTCCTGTGGAGGATGAAGAGTTTAAACAGTATCTGTTACAGCAGGGCTATTTACAAGAGGAGACAAATTCTATAG CAACTAGTGAATCTTTTGAAGACAGTTTGAAGGTCCACAGGATGGTGGCCATCTTTGATTATGATCCTTGGGAAAGTTCTCCAAATATGGACTTTGAG GCTGAGCTTCCCTTCCGTGCAGGCGATATAATATATGTTTTCGGAGAAACGGACAGAGATGGATTTTATTGT GGAGATCTACATGGCTATCAAGGTCTCGTGCCATCAAACTTTTTGCAGCCATTGCCATGGGATTAA
- the ca4b gene encoding carbonic anhydrase 4b → MIQETPDWCYQSQVSCNNTCKGPEEWATIIPMCGQRKQSPINIVTNQVLPDHRLTPVQFKGYQETFSSVILNNGHTVQVNLPNSAVINGADLGAAYKTHQCHLHWGKNGGHGSEHTIDGEQYPMELHIVHVRENYKSLEEAVGDPSGVAVLGFFYEESETANKKYEPFINSLNNITFPGTNATLEAVSVDMLIPSHDTLEKYFRYQGSLTTPDCSEAVVWTIFEQTIPLSKEQLSAFSNLRFNNRSAMINTYRPVQPRYGREVYHSGSYIFYVSTMLFVSSVLTTLYVHTN, encoded by the exons ATGATCCAAGAGACaccag actGGTGCTATCAGTCCCAAGTATCTTGCAACAACACATGCAAAG GACCAGAAGAATGGGCAACAATAATCCCAATGTGTggacaaagaaaacaatcacCCATTAACATTGTAACAAATCAAGTCCTTCCAGACCATCGTCTGACCCCAGTACAGTTTAAAGGCTACCAAGAGACATTCAGtagtgtcattttaaacaatggGCACACAG TGCAAGTTAATTTGCCCAACAGTGCCGTAATAAACGGGGCTGACCTAGGAGCTGCTTACAAAACCCATCAATGCCACCTGCATTGGGGTAAGAATGGTGGACATGGATCAGAACATACTATAGATGGAGAGCAATATCCAATGGAG CTTCATATTGTCCATGTTAGAGAAAATTACAAATCTCTGGAAGAGGCTGTTGGTGACCCTTCTGGGGTGGCTGTACTTGGATTTTTTTATGAG GAATCAGAAACTgccaataaaaaatatgaaccCTTCATAAATTCTCTGAATAATATTACATTTCCTG GCACTAATGCAACACTTGAGGCTGTGTCGGTAGATATGCTCATTCCATCCCATGATACCTTGGAAAAATACTTTCGCTACCAGGGGTCTCTCACCACACCAGACTGCTCTGAAGCTGTTGTCTGGACAATATTTGAGCAAACCATACCGCTCAGCAAAGAACAG CTTtctgcattttcaaatctgcggTTTAACAATCGGAGTGCGATGATAAACACTTACCGACCCGTTCAGCCGCGGTATGGACGTGAGGTGTATCACTCTGGGAGTTATATTTTCTATGTTAGCACTATGTTATTTGTCAGCTCAGTTTTAACAACCCTCTATGTTCACACAAATTGA
- the dhrs11b.1 gene encoding dehydrogenase/reductase SDR family member 11b, which translates to MDCWKGRVALVTGASVGIGAAIAKSLAQHGMKVVGCARNVQQIEKLASECVRGGFSGTLVPYKCDLSVEEEILSMFAWIKDQHHGVDVCINNAGLAFPEPLLCGKTSGWKTMMDVNVIGLSVCAREAYQSMKERNVDDGHIININSMCGHQVVHNADGHFYTATKYAVTALTEGLRQELREAKTHIRATCISPGYVETEFAYRLFEHKPEKATALFKSIKCLHADDIATAVVYVLSAPPHVQIGDIQMRPVEQLT; encoded by the exons ATGGATTGCTGGAAAGGGAGAGTTGCTCTTGTCACCGGTGCTTCAGTGGGAATAGGAGCTGCAATAGCAAAGTCTCTCGCCCAGCATGGCATGAAAGTGGTTGGCTGTGCCAGAAACGTGCAACAAATCGAG AAATTAGCATCAGAATGCGTCCGTGGTGGATTCAGTGGCACTCTGGTTCCATACAAATGCGATCTGTCTGTAGAGGAGGAGATTTTGTCCATGTTTGCATGGATCAAAGATCAACATCATGGCGTCGACGTGTGCATCAATAACGCTGGCTTGGCTTTCCCAGAGCCTCTATTATGTGGCAAAACCAGTGGCTGGAAGACTATGATGGAT GTGAATGTGATTGGACTGTCGGTGTGCGCCCGTGAGGCTTACCAGTctatgaaagaaagaaatgttgaTGACGGCCAtatcattaacattaacag CATGTGTGGACACCAAGTTGTGCACAATGCTGATGGACACTTCTACACTGCTACCAAATATGCTGTGACTGCTCTCACAGAAGGTTTACGACAAGAGTTACGGGAGGCTAAGACCCACATACGTGCCACA TGCATATCTCCTGGTTATGTGGAGACTGAGTTTGCCTATCGGCTTTTTGAACACAAGCCAGAGAAGGCTACAGCTTTATTTAAAAGTATAAAG TGTCTGCACGCTGATGATATAGCCACTGCAGTGGTGTATGTTTTAAGTGCTCCTCCACATGTTCAG ATTGGTGACATTCAGATGAGGCCTGTGGAACAACTGACATAA
- the LOC130564980 gene encoding dehydrogenase/reductase SDR family member 11-like isoform X2 has protein sequence MMDRWRGRVALVTGASVGIGAAIAKSLSQHGMKVIGCARNVEQIENLASECVRNGFSGTLVPYKCDLSVEEEILSMFAWIKDQHHGVEVCINNAGLAFPEPLLHGKTSYWRTMLDVNVIGLSVCAREAYQSMKERNVDDGHIININSMCGHRVMNHADAHFYTATKYAVTALTEGLRQELRETKSHIRATSISPGLVETTFTTRFYSDKPEIAAAAYRSIKE, from the exons ATGATGGATCGATGGAGGGGTAGAGTTGCTCTTGTCACTGGTGCTTCAGTGGGCATCGGAGCTGCGATCGCTAAATCATTATCCCAGCATGGCATGAAAGTGATTGGATGTGCCAGGAACGTAGAACAAATAGAG AACTTGGCATCAGAATGCGTACGTAATGGATTCAGTGGCACTCTGGTTCCATACAAATGCGATCTGTCTGTAGAGGAGGAGATTTTGTCCATGTTTGCCTGGATCAAAGATCAACATCATGGCGTTGAGGTGTGCATCAACAACGCTGGCTTGGCTTTCCCAGAGCCTCTATTACATGGCAAAACAAGTTACTGGAGGACTATGTTGGAT GTAAATGTGATTGGACTGTCGGTGTGCGCCCGTGAGGCTTACCAGTctatgaaagaaagaaatgttgaTGACGGCCAtatcattaacattaacag CATGTGCGGACACAGAGTCATGAATCACGCTGATGCACACTTCTACACTGCCACCAAATATGCTGTGACTGCTCTCACAGAAGGTTTACGACAAGAGCTACGGGAAACCAAGAGCCACATACGTGCCACA AGTATATCACCTGGTTTAGTGGAGACAACGTTTACCACCCGGTTTTACAGTGACAAGCCAGAAATTGCAGCTGCTGCCTATAGAAgtataaag gagtga